The DNA sequence CGAAAACAAAGCAATAATTTAGTAAAAGAGTAATACAAAATGTATGTAATTATTGAGTTATCACCTTTTTTACAAAGTAATTGATAAAGTCGATCTGCCCCATTTACCAGTATCTAAGTGGCTCTAATGGTATTATAACAATGCAGAGAAATGGTTGGCTACTTTCTTAATTAATATTGGAATAGCTAATTGTATTCTTGCTAAGGTTTGATGCCATTTTCATGGTTCAAAACTAGTGTGGAAGCTGGAATGCAAAGCTTATTATTAAAAtgagttttagaaaaaaaaaaaagaaaaaaaattgaggtgGATTGGATTCAAGAAGATATTGATTCTTCATGTTCTTGTTGGAAATTATCATATATAGGTGCAAATGGCTTATTAAAAGAGGGTAGAAGGAAGTCATCATCCATAACTAGAGAATGCAAACAAACAAAGTAGCGGGCTGTTTTGCCAACCTCAACTATCAATGAtgctatatttatataataataataaaaatttaccatttaattggttattttttatttcactcATTTAAgttcacttatatatatttaaataatattaatatttcacTAATAATACATTGATATATATTGGATAAATAATTTTGGTAAACAATTTGATGTTTGTAGAAATACTACATTTAATAGTGTCTTactatagaattttattttattttcaaaatatttaaaacaagatattattctttatttaaaaaaaaaaagatattatttttcattatgtaATAGCTTAGACCATTTCCGATGGTAAACGTAAATAAGAATTGATGTCCATGTGGCataaaatttggtattttctgaatcaaaatagaataaatatacaattaatttaaaattattattcaataacatacaaaaatttatttatgactattaattcattatatattttataatttttttttaattatttttaaaaaaacttcatAATATCAACCTCTActttaacaatatttattttttttcttgtcataTCAATATAACAAGATATTTAAACAGAGccattaaaattgtatttttgaataactgtttttttttaatataataaaaaaatctaataatagaTGGAATATTGAAAatgtccccttttttttttctttttttcttttttttcttttttttttcctttttgtgtgTTTTGGGTCAACTCAGgaatagaagaaaaattatatttgtaggTACACTTAGCAGTTTAAGAAATCCTCCCCTTTTTTTAGTTTAGAATGTATTATAttccttgaaaaaaaaatccacataaaCAATGCTTCAATTAAACAATTtcttatgaatatatatatatatatatatatatattccgaAAATGTTGTCGGCCTGTAAAATTAGAGAAAATGTGTATAATGAGTGGCGTGGCCATGCGGGCTTTAGATATTCTTGGACACGGGGATTGGTTGAAGGTTAGTTCTTTCTACGCACCAGTTTTATCTTTTTACACTACATTTTCCGCAACATTTAAGACATTATATCTTTTCATTACAAGatgtgtatttaatttaaaatttaataaatttaaaataaattataaattttaaagaatttaataggttataataaaatttcataaatttcaaaaaaaaattatgagaatACAACGAAATCTTTACGATTAAAATcggattttatattgataattttttttacaattttactgttaaaattatttcaaatccattaaaatttattattttttaaaatcttttaaaattaatgattttttgaataccattagatttgaaaagaattctataaaatcctaattgaatacacttcgattttaatgaactttaaaatttaaattaaatacctctaaacttttaaatatttttaaaatccttcgaACTCTAGATTGAATATACTTTCTAAATGTTCGTTAAACAGTATTAAGTTCCTCATTTGATTTGGATTAAACAATAGATTAAATTTTTCAGTACATATCAACTGAAtaatgtaaatatttatagccaacaaaaactaaatgtatttttttcctttgattttttttttttttatggtagaAACCTATTACTTTTATTcatttgtatgtatataatttatacatatgcATTATTTAAtcagtttaaatataattttattttgtcaaagGAGTTTTAAATATCTTGCAAAGCTCCAACCTTAATCATATtattctataaatttttaagGTTTGAATTTCGATTAAAAATTTGCCAatgaaatttatgaataaaCTCTACGCTGCTTTGAtagattgtaattttttatttttttttgggtactaataatttactttttaatttaaaaaaaaatacatttagttTTAGTTAGTTGAACATATTCATATTGCTTGGTTCATATATActgcaaaatttaatattatttatccgtAGATTATCCaacaatttaatattgtttaatcaAAATCTAATGGTAATGACGTTTTAatgaaaaaatgtatttttcaaaatttatataaaaagtagTAGGAGAAGCAAAAACCTTTTGTTTTACCTTGtcatctaaaatatttttaatcatcatatacgtatatataatacaaactcaaaaactattatttaaaaatataaatttaatgtcaaGTGATATTGATTTAGTTGGTAAACTTTTCATATATATGATAGGCAGATCATAAATTAGACATATTgagataaaaaatgaaaaaaatattctaaaaaattaaaactattaactcaattatttataatcacattttattgataaaataaccAATTTACAATTATATGTAGTATCAGATAAGGTTAaaataaagcatataaattctataaaatatttatttatttattttgcataaattgtataaaatatgagatattttttttccattccaaATTAACCATATAcaattccataaaaaataattttattaaactatctttattattattatttttataaatttttaagctTTATATTTGGATTCTCCTTCCAAAATATCTAACAACCaagttttatctttttattatttattttttatttttttaatcattttcttttaatgggATAAAAGGTTTGTTTTGTATGAAAAACCAGCAAGCACTCTTGAAGCTAGATCCCTATAGATGTTACTCTAAATTTATCTTTGGGATAAAATGAAGgataaaaatttgtgaaaataaaagaataattttttaactattgttgaggaataacatttttttttaaaaaaaaacaataatgtaaaattaaaaaataaaaataaaaaaggtggttttagaaattaaaaatggaGACCGCACTAACTTCATTTGCTACCGCTACTAAAACTtcccattaaaatatttatgaaccGTGTTCACcatcaaagtttaaaatattcgatatttttttgaaactcatcgatatttttattttttgaaggggttgaaataaaatttaggttcgaAATGTAAATGGATAAaacttccataatatccattgaaatttctgaaatttctgcaaaatttccatggaaatttctttaaaatatccacatcaaatctttaatgatttggttaaaaaatttataatttctatggaaactttttgaaattttcactgaaacttcaaaaatatccatgaaattttttaattttttttaaaaaattcataaatattattgatatttaataaaactttttatcaaattaacttcattgataatttttttttaccttttaattgctttttagaaatttagtaatataagcaaaatagaatgaattggattgaataacattaataagttctacttattgaatatcgataaagcaaaaatataaaaattatgaattatatttttaaatctggaAAATCTTATTGTCgggaatatatattttataaatatgggtaaatatttataaaatatatttatatatatatatatatatatctgtgtgtgtgtgtgtgtgtgaaataataatttttgtttgaaaaataaaaaaaaattcctaacaattcacaagttttttttttttttaaacatttttgaagaagaaaattgttcaaaatatattctttataacaggttttattttttattttcatttaagaagaagataatatatcatttaatggtgaacaatattacacacatgcgACACAAGATGAAAatcatgggagtagagatgTAAGTCAAAGATTCGATActgttggaaaagactatatgcataaagaaaaatctataataGAAATGTCACAATAAGAAAAAGATttgatttctataaattttgaatctatgagggttggaagtcattttcataacttttattcaatatatatatttatggaatgtcacAAATAGCAATTTatgggtaccatctcaaactcaaccataaGAGAGTAGTAGGcatatagtcaaccaataatataatatccatataattggcatattaataattatatgcaaaattataaaggagatatattttttcataattacttcttacattttacatttcttcattgataatttttttttaccttttaattgctttttagaaatttagtaatataagcaaaatagaatgaattagattgaataacattaataagttctacttattgaatatcgataaagtaaaaatataaagattatgaattatatttttaaatctagaAAATCTTATTGTCgggaatatatattttataaatatgggtaaatatttataaaatatatatatatatatatatatatatataaatatatatctgtgtgtgtgtgtgtgtgtgtgtgaaataataatttttgtttgaaaaataaaaaaaaaattcctgacAATtcacaagcttttttttttttttaaacatttttgaagaagaaattgttcaaaatatattctttataacatgttttattttttattttcatttaagaagaagataatatatcatttaatggtgaacaatattacacacatgtgACACAAGATGAAAatcatgggagtagagatgTAAGTCAAAGATTCGATActgttggaaaagactatatgcataaagaaaaatctataatagaaatgtcacaataaaaaaaagatttgatttctataaattttgaatctatgagggttggaagttattttcataatttttattcaatatatatatttatggaatgtcacAAATAGCAATTTatgggtaccatctcaaactcaaccatcagagagtagtagCTATGcatatagtcaaccaataatataatatccatataattggcatattaataattatatgcaaaattacaaaggagatatattttttcataattacttcttacatttcacatctcaaaatcaaaatgaagaaaaaatcaatgattttcaaccatccagaagttctatgtggtattaagatgacatttataaactaaaatataattgtaataatcgttttatatattttagttaataaatataattgtaataatcattaataaataattttatcatatatatatatatatatatattttttgacatatttttattaataataattcatttatgattattaatgcttattataaatcaattcactaagaacaatataacatccatttaatattttagcaagttttataattaatttaataattgattgattaaataagctaattttaaaatttcgattaaaatttttattttttaaaacaaattttcatcattttttatcaatattcaatattttttacatgttcattaaaatttttatattttaaactttcaatatttttatcgatatcgattttttaaactttattcaCTGTATCAtttgtatattaatattattttttttccctaattttggataattttattttattattattattattattattattattattattattattatcttttcattaggagaaccaaaaaaaaaaaaacaaagagaaaactCGTGGGCCCTACCAATGACTACACGCGTCACGTAAAGAGCATGACAAAACGGGGCTCTTTTAATTTGCCCTTTCACCAAAAGAGGGGCAATTTACAAAATGTGTCCCCGTGGGACCCACACCTCACTTTTCTAACCATGGTTAGACGATGCACCACCACTCCCAGTTAATTCCCATACACAACTTTTAACCATGGTTTGGCTCTACCCCCTTCGGCTTAGCTTTCAGATCTCTGAATTCTGAATTGATTTCCCCTAAGCTTagggtttgtttttttttctttttcactatttctctatttttttttaattttaattttttaaaaaaaatttcccccAATTTCGTTTTTATATCAAAAGGATAATCTTAGCAGATTCTCAAACTTCTCATcgagaattttttttcttattttttttgtcgGAATATTTTATCGggttaagaaaaaaattgggggcaaaattgaaaattttttggaaCACTAGCCTGCAAATTGTTCTGCGGGTTGCTGATCGGGGATAAGGATTCGaccaaatatagataaaatggAGACTCAGCGGATAATGGAATTTCCTCACAAGAACATGGACAAACGCCCTAGAAAGAGACCTCGATTAACATGGGATATGCCTCCTCCTCTTCCACCGCCAAAGgtctttccttttttgttttttttttttttttttttaactcttcgTGCATTCATGgttattgaatttgaatttgaattcttcttcatctttttttttaatttttttttaactcaataatcattatttttccaaataaaaaaaaaaaaaaacatttttagatCTTGTCATTGATTGTGGAAAAATGGGATCTGTAAGTTTGCTTaattgttccattttttttgttcttaaaGTTATTTCTTCATTGTTAATTATTGAGTTCTTTTTGTATAgatcattgaaaaattttaacttgATGGTGTTTAATAATTGATCCATTGAATTGGAGCTCGTGGCTAGTGATTTTTGTTTGTCCCCAAATTCACTGAAGTTTTAAGggattttgtttaatttgttttgcagGTTCTTCCAGCAATATATTGCGGGCAGGAGTTTGGAAATGGAGCTTTCCCCAGTTACGCGTATTCATCTATGTTTTATAGGGGACTTCCTCGCAATGGTTCCCCTCCTTGGCGACCTGATGATAAAGATGGACATTATGTGTTTGCCATTGGGGAAAATTTAACCCCACGTTGTAAGTCTTTTCAaccattttttctaaaaatattagctttttaactttttcgCAGTAAGGAATGGAAACCTTTTTTATGATTGTTTTTTTGGTCATTGTAATAAGTAAGATCGAATATTGAAATTTTCCAGTTTTGCTGCTCTCGATTGCATCAGTATGTAAATCATTCTGTAGCTCCTTTGCTTGCGGTCTTTTAATTATGTACCAAGTTTATGAACTTGGAGAATTGATTATTATACTTGACTAAGCACCTTCTTGTGTGTTAGTGGAATCATTTCCGAGCAATATATGGATAATCGTGCATCATGAGACAAATTTcttccttcaattattttataagtactcACTATCTGTTTGTTGGTTTTGTTTGGTCATCGTACTTGCAGACAGGATTCTCAGCAAAATGGGTGAAGGTTGGTATTTTCAATGTCTTCCTGGAGAAGGGATGTGTAAATTTTTCGGCTTTAATTGATATCTTTTCAATTGTGATAATAATTGTTATTGTGGGTTCTTGGGTGTAACTTTATAGGGACTTTTGGACAAGTTTTGGAATGTCTAGATAATGAAAAGAAGGAAGTTGTGGCTATCAAAATAGTTCGTTCCATAAACAAGTATCGTGAAGCTGCCATGATTGAAATTGATGTCCTGCAAAGGCTATCCAGGCATGATGTTGGTGGCACTCGGTAAGGATGTTTTACTCTTTTTGTCTTCCCTTATTGGCTGTAATTCAAAGCGATGTTGGTGTAAGTGATTTTATTCTTTGCAGTTGTGTGCAAATACGGAATTGGTTTGACTATCGTAATCATATTTGTATTGTAAGTATCTATTGGTACTTCTGATTTGATTCATTTGAACGGAGCAGTGAATGTTCCTTCATGCCTGAATattctgtgagttaaaaaaactTGCGGATGAATTTAAATGGTTTCAACAGGTATTTGAGAAGCTTGGACCAAGCTTATACGATTTTCTTCGCAAAAATAGCTACCGTTCTTTTCCCATTGATCTTGTTCGCGAGCTTGGAAGACAACTTTTGGAGTCTGTAGCATGTGTGTGGACAATTCTTGCACCGTTATATCTAGATTCTTTCAAATTGCATttcaaactttattttcttaaaaatatatctttcaCTTTGATGCTCAAAACATAGTAATGCTGTGATTTGGGcatggatatttgtttaatttccaATTGATTGTTTTACCAATTTTCAAATGCaacattatttttgtttgtgcaAACTTGTTCTTGATGATAACAATGTTAATGATTCCACCTTTTGTTGATTTATTGACTTGTTTTTGTTTGCAGTTATGCATGATTTGCGCCTGATTCACACTGATTTGAAGCCAGAAAATATTCTTCTTGTTTCTTCTGAGTATATAAAAGTGCCAGACTATAAGGTAGGCTATGTCAGGGCATACTCAATTGAATTTTAAGTGTGTTCAGTGGTTTTTCGCCTATCTAATCTGGTACTttgatattttatcaatattaggTAATACATTCATGGTCAGGGTGACACTGTGTCTTATATCAAtgtttgtttattaatattttccatGCATGAATTCCTATGTATTTATGTAATGACATATGCATTTCAAGGATAAGATTGTAGTAAGAAATGGGGGatcattttacttatttatttatttttttcaatttgattccAAGTAGTTTTTGAAACTCGTGTTTTAGTTATGATTATTGGTAAAGTCCTAagtatctgattttttttccttctctgttCTGTCTCGACTGCAATGAAGTTTCTATCACGACCTGCAAAAGATGGTTCCTATTTCAAGAACCTGCCCAAGTCAAGTGCCATTAAACTCATTGATTTTGGGAGCACAACATTTGAACATCAAGATCATAGTTATGTGGTATCAACACGCCATTATCGTGCTCCTGAGGTTATACTGGGTAAATTCATTTCCCTATAAGATTCCTGTCAATACTGTAATTTGCTTCTCGGAGATGTAATTATGTATACTGCAGGTCTTGGATGGAACTACCCTTGCGATTTATGGAGTGTGGGTT is a window from the Ziziphus jujuba cultivar Dongzao chromosome 11, ASM3175591v1 genome containing:
- the LOC107432833 gene encoding serine/threonine-protein kinase AFC1, encoding METQRIMEFPHKNMDKRPRKRPRLTWDMPPPLPPPKVLPAIYCGQEFGNGAFPSYAYSSMFYRGLPRNGSPPWRPDDKDGHYVFAIGENLTPRYRILSKMGEGTFGQVLECLDNEKKEVVAIKIVRSINKYREAAMIEIDVLQRLSRHDVGGTRCVQIRNWFDYRNHICIVFEKLGPSLYDFLRKNSYRSFPIDLVRELGRQLLESVAFMHDLRLIHTDLKPENILLVSSEYIKVPDYKFLSRPAKDGSYFKNLPKSSAIKLIDFGSTTFEHQDHSYVVSTRHYRAPEVILGLGWNYPCDLWSVGCILVELCSGEALFQTHENLEHLAMMERVLGPLPQHMVLRSDRRAEKYFRRGARLDWPDGATSRESMKAVWKLPRLPNLIMQHVDHSGGDLIDLLQGLLRYEPTERLKAREALRHPFFTRDIRRGGYHL